A DNA window from Motilibacter rhizosphaerae contains the following coding sequences:
- a CDS encoding MFS transporter, with protein MVIALGVAWVLDGLEITVAGVAAGVLSQKDTLSMSSGAVGDIATWYLLGEVVGALVFGRLSDRLGRRNLFMVTLGIYLVGSGLTAFTWSGHGSGLVFLYATRIIAGIGIGGEYAAINSAIDEMMPAKYRGRVDIAVNGTYWAGAFLATILQLIVLNNLSDDVAWRLCFLLGPVLGAVILFVRRNLPESPRWLMMHGREEEAEATIGQIERWVADSGHQLEDVPESKAIEIQPDPGVGYLALSKVLFTQMPSRSVLGASLMITQSFLYNAIFFTYALVLTKVYGVSSGNLPYYFIAFAIGNLAGPLLLGHLFDTVGRRKMISGTYILSGVLLVITAAMFKAGSLNATTQTICWSVIFFFASAGASAAYLTVSEIFPIEVRAKSIAIFFAIAQCFGSLGPHIYGRLIGDGTDHTKLFWGYMLGAAVMIVGGVIAAFLAVDAEGKSLEEVATPLGFVRKVTEAAGMATPDGAATPRGFAKG; from the coding sequence ATGGTGATCGCCCTCGGCGTCGCCTGGGTGCTCGACGGGCTCGAGATCACCGTCGCGGGTGTCGCGGCCGGTGTGCTGAGCCAGAAGGACACCCTGAGCATGTCGTCCGGGGCCGTCGGCGACATCGCGACGTGGTACCTGCTCGGCGAGGTCGTGGGAGCCCTCGTCTTCGGGCGGCTGTCCGACCGCCTCGGCCGGCGCAACCTGTTCATGGTGACGCTGGGGATCTACCTCGTGGGCAGCGGGCTCACGGCGTTCACGTGGAGCGGCCACGGCAGCGGCCTGGTGTTCCTCTACGCCACGCGCATCATCGCCGGCATCGGCATCGGCGGTGAGTACGCCGCGATCAACTCCGCCATCGACGAGATGATGCCGGCGAAGTACCGCGGCCGCGTCGACATCGCCGTCAACGGGACCTACTGGGCCGGCGCGTTCCTCGCGACCATCCTCCAGCTCATCGTCCTCAACAACCTCTCCGACGACGTGGCCTGGCGGCTGTGCTTCCTGCTCGGACCGGTGCTGGGCGCCGTCATCCTCTTCGTCCGGCGCAACCTCCCCGAGAGCCCGCGCTGGCTGATGATGCACGGCCGCGAGGAGGAGGCCGAGGCGACCATCGGGCAGATCGAGCGCTGGGTCGCCGACTCCGGTCACCAGCTCGAGGACGTGCCCGAGAGCAAGGCGATCGAGATCCAGCCCGACCCGGGCGTCGGCTACCTCGCCCTGAGCAAGGTGCTCTTCACGCAGATGCCGTCGCGCTCGGTCCTCGGCGCCTCGCTGATGATCACGCAGTCGTTCCTCTACAACGCGATCTTCTTCACCTACGCGCTGGTGCTGACGAAGGTCTACGGCGTCTCGAGCGGCAACCTGCCCTACTACTTCATCGCCTTCGCCATCGGCAACCTGGCGGGTCCGCTGCTGCTGGGCCATCTGTTCGACACCGTCGGGCGCCGGAAGATGATCTCCGGGACCTACATCCTCTCCGGCGTCCTGCTCGTCATCACGGCCGCGATGTTCAAGGCCGGCTCGCTCAACGCGACGACGCAGACGATCTGCTGGTCGGTCATCTTCTTCTTCGCCTCCGCCGGGGCGAGCGCGGCGTACCTCACCGTCAGCGAGATCTTCCCGATCGAGGTCCGGGCGAAGTCCATCGCCATCTTCTTCGCGATCGCGCAGTGCTTCGGCTCGCTCGGCCCGCACATCTACGGCCGGCTCATCGGTGACGGGACCGACCACACCAAGCTGTTCTGGGGCTACATGCTCGGTGCCGCGGTGATGATCGTCGGTGGTGTCATCGCCGCGTTCCTCGCCGTCGACGCCGAGGGCAAGTCGCTCGAGGAGGTCGCGACGCCGCTCGGATTCGTCCGCAAGGTGACCGAGGCGGCCGGCATGGCCACCCCTGACGGCGCGGCCACCCCCCGCGGCTTCGCGAAGGGGTAG
- a CDS encoding aromatic acid exporter family protein, whose product MARRADVRRATGPGSRVRPAAARSARRLLRALRRERRVAAAKAVRLSGACMAAYLVAQALLPHGDPVLAPLTALLVVQVTLRSTLTSGLQRVLSVVAGVGVSTGLSSAVGFTWWSLGLLIAATVVLGQLLRLGDHLLEVPISAMLVLAVGGSTSSYAVGRVVETVLGAAVGVAVNLLFPPGLRPGDAGAAVEHAAAEMARLLERAAGGLREGAGSEQAEQWLVEARGLPRSVAEADRALREAVDRRQLNPRAAFIPDATGLLRSGLDALEVAAAALRTLFAAMADGLREPGGEDAAELRDAFAVLLDELAAAVRGFGELVHAEGRGATEPPERELAAALEALREARARLTELLLLDAGEDRALWQLHGALLAAVERLLRALDVEHRGRQREEWAERTRRPVLEAVRERAERDRGEREVWHRLPPEGGR is encoded by the coding sequence ATGGCGCGGCGAGCGGACGTGCGGAGGGCGACGGGGCCCGGGAGCCGCGTGCGCCCCGCGGCGGCCCGCTCCGCGCGCCGGCTCCTCCGCGCGCTGCGCCGCGAGCGGCGCGTGGCGGCGGCGAAGGCGGTGCGCCTCTCCGGGGCCTGCATGGCGGCGTACCTCGTCGCCCAGGCTCTGCTCCCGCACGGCGACCCCGTCCTCGCGCCGCTCACCGCGCTGCTCGTCGTCCAGGTCACGCTGCGCAGCACGCTGACCAGTGGGCTGCAGCGCGTCCTCAGCGTGGTGGCCGGCGTCGGGGTGAGCACCGGGCTGTCCTCCGCCGTGGGCTTCACCTGGTGGAGCCTCGGCCTGCTCATCGCCGCGACGGTCGTGCTCGGCCAGCTGCTCCGCCTCGGCGACCACCTGCTCGAGGTGCCGATCAGCGCGATGCTCGTGCTGGCGGTGGGCGGGAGCACGTCGTCGTACGCCGTGGGCCGCGTCGTCGAGACCGTCCTCGGCGCCGCCGTGGGCGTGGCCGTCAACCTGCTGTTCCCGCCCGGCCTGCGCCCGGGGGACGCCGGCGCCGCCGTCGAGCACGCGGCGGCCGAGATGGCCCGCCTGCTCGAGCGGGCGGCCGGGGGGCTGCGCGAGGGCGCCGGCAGCGAGCAGGCCGAGCAGTGGCTGGTCGAGGCGCGCGGCCTGCCCCGCTCGGTCGCCGAGGCGGACCGCGCCCTGCGCGAGGCCGTCGACCGGCGCCAGCTCAACCCGCGGGCGGCGTTCATCCCCGACGCGACCGGGCTGCTCCGCTCGGGGCTCGACGCGCTCGAGGTCGCGGCTGCCGCGCTGCGCACGCTGTTCGCCGCTATGGCCGACGGGCTCCGCGAGCCGGGCGGGGAGGACGCCGCCGAGCTGCGGGACGCCTTCGCCGTCCTGCTCGACGAGCTCGCCGCGGCGGTGCGCGGCTTCGGCGAGCTCGTGCACGCCGAGGGCCGCGGCGCCACCGAGCCCCCCGAGCGCGAGCTGGCGGCCGCGCTCGAGGCGCTGCGCGAGGCCCGTGCCCGGCTGACCGAGCTGCTGCTGCTCGACGCCGGCGAGGACCGCGCGCTCTGGCAGCTCCACGGCGCCCTGCTCGCCGCTGTCGAGCGCCTGCTGCGGGCCCTGGACGTCGAGCACCGGGGGCGGCAGCGCGAGGAGTGGGCGGAGCGCACCCGCAGGCCGGTGCTCGAGGCGGTGCGGGAGCGGGCCGAGCGCGACAGGGGCGAGCGGGAGGTGTGGCACCGGCTGCCGCCGGAGGGCGGGCGCTGA
- a CDS encoding DUF4192 domain-containing protein: MPPPPDRPVARLRTPADLAAVVPHLLGFPPERSLVVCCLSGHPARLGLVLRVDLPAEEDVPDVVEHVAGTVLRSGAQGALVLVHDARGEREELPHAGLQEALGAALEERGVAVVRSLLVGEGRTWSYDCADACCPPEGVEVPAAVGDAETAVAARRALDGQALLPSRAALEQSLLPGPGQSAAAPALGPALAAAVLELGGTSRADAARLVTGLVRAACRARADGAAGLTAGTAGLLLVASRDRVVRDALLPLALEPEEPAALVAVLVELVQWAGVRPEQGLPGPAPADLAGACALLAACAHVLGQGPLAGIALERGLAAVPDHALAALLDALLRRAVGPERVRRLLAGVSDELEERFRDGGGRWAEDPWQGRDRVGGQPSAGSHRPRAEPAPPAEPGPSGAASVPGRRRGSRPGPGRRT; this comes from the coding sequence GTGCCCCCTCCTCCTGACCGCCCGGTCGCCCGGCTCCGCACGCCCGCCGACCTCGCCGCCGTCGTCCCGCACCTGCTGGGCTTCCCGCCGGAGCGCAGCCTCGTCGTCTGCTGCCTGAGCGGGCACCCCGCCCGCCTGGGCCTGGTCCTCCGGGTCGACCTGCCGGCGGAGGAGGACGTCCCTGACGTCGTCGAGCACGTCGCCGGCACCGTCCTCCGCTCCGGCGCGCAGGGGGCGCTGGTCCTCGTCCACGACGCGCGCGGCGAGCGGGAGGAGCTGCCCCACGCCGGGCTGCAGGAGGCCCTCGGCGCCGCCCTGGAGGAGCGCGGAGTGGCCGTGGTGCGCAGCCTGCTGGTGGGGGAGGGGCGCACCTGGTCCTACGACTGCGCCGACGCCTGCTGCCCGCCCGAGGGCGTCGAGGTGCCGGCCGCGGTGGGCGACGCGGAGACCGCCGTCGCCGCCCGTCGCGCGCTCGACGGCCAGGCGCTGCTCCCCTCGCGGGCGGCCCTCGAGCAGAGCCTGCTGCCCGGGCCCGGGCAGAGCGCCGCGGCACCCGCCCTCGGCCCGGCGCTCGCGGCAGCCGTGCTGGAGCTCGGCGGCACCAGCCGGGCCGACGCCGCGCGGCTGGTGACCGGGCTGGTCCGGGCGGCGTGCCGGGCGCGGGCCGACGGCGCTGCAGGGCTCACCGCCGGCACGGCGGGCCTGCTGCTGGTGGCGTCGCGCGACCGGGTGGTCCGCGACGCGCTGCTGCCCCTCGCGCTGGAGCCGGAGGAGCCGGCCGCCCTCGTGGCGGTGCTCGTCGAGCTCGTCCAGTGGGCGGGCGTGCGGCCGGAGCAGGGGCTTCCGGGCCCCGCGCCGGCGGACCTCGCGGGCGCCTGCGCGCTGCTCGCGGCCTGCGCGCACGTGCTGGGGCAGGGCCCGCTCGCGGGCATCGCCCTGGAGCGCGGTCTCGCCGCGGTCCCCGACCACGCGCTCGCGGCGCTGCTGGACGCCCTGCTGCGCCGGGCGGTCGGCCCCGAGCGCGTGCGCCGCCTCCTCGCGGGCGTGTCCGACGAGCTCGAGGAGCGCTTCCGCGACGGCGGCGGGCGCTGGGCCGAGGACCCGTGGCAGGGCCGGGACAGGGTGGGCGGGCAGCCGAGCGCGGGCAGCCACCGGCCTCGCGCGGAGCCCGCACCCCCTGCGGAGCCGGGTCCGTCCGGGGCGGCTAGCGTGCCCGGCAGGAGGCGGGGCTCCCGCCCAGGACCGGGGAGGCGCACGTGA
- a CDS encoding aldo/keto reductase, translating to MEYTRLGSTGLEVSRIALGCMSYGDPAQGTHEWSLPEDEARPYFRRALELGITLFDTANSYSAGTSEEFLGRALKEHARRDEVVVATKVFGRMHDGPGGGGLSRKAVLAQCDASLRRLQTDFIDLYQIHRWDPSVPVEETLEALRDLVRAGKVRYIGASSMDAWQFSKSLYLADIHGWTRFVSMQDHYNLIYREEEREMVPLCADQGVGLLPWSPLARGRLARPWGTSTARAQTDEFGKGLYVQQEQADQRVVGALQEVAGGRGVPMAQVALAWLLSRPQVAAPIVGATKPQHLEDAVAAVELHLEPAELERLEAGYVPHERAGY from the coding sequence ATGGAGTACACCCGTCTGGGCAGCACCGGCCTCGAGGTCTCGCGGATCGCCCTCGGCTGCATGAGCTACGGCGACCCCGCCCAGGGCACGCACGAGTGGTCGCTGCCCGAGGACGAGGCCCGGCCGTACTTCCGTCGAGCGCTCGAGCTCGGCATCACGCTGTTCGACACCGCGAACTCGTACTCCGCCGGCACCAGCGAGGAGTTCCTCGGCCGCGCGCTGAAGGAGCACGCGCGCCGCGACGAGGTCGTCGTCGCGACCAAGGTCTTCGGGCGGATGCACGACGGGCCGGGGGGCGGGGGGCTGTCGCGCAAGGCCGTCCTCGCGCAGTGCGACGCCAGCCTGCGCCGCCTGCAGACGGACTTCATCGACCTGTACCAGATCCACCGCTGGGACCCGTCCGTGCCGGTCGAGGAGACGCTCGAGGCGCTGCGCGACCTCGTCCGCGCCGGCAAGGTGCGCTACATCGGCGCCTCGTCGATGGACGCCTGGCAGTTCTCCAAGTCGCTGTACCTCGCCGACATCCACGGCTGGACTCGCTTCGTCTCGATGCAGGACCACTACAACCTCATCTACCGCGAGGAGGAGCGCGAGATGGTCCCGCTCTGCGCGGACCAGGGCGTCGGCCTGCTCCCCTGGTCGCCGCTGGCGCGCGGGCGGCTCGCCCGCCCGTGGGGCACGTCGACGGCGCGGGCCCAGACCGACGAGTTCGGCAAGGGGCTGTACGTCCAGCAGGAGCAGGCGGACCAGCGGGTCGTGGGCGCGCTGCAGGAGGTCGCCGGGGGGCGCGGCGTCCCCATGGCGCAGGTGGCCCTGGCGTGGCTGCTGTCCCGACCGCAGGTGGCCGCGCCGATCGTCGGCGCGACGAAGCCCCAGCACCTGGAGGACGCGGTCGCCGCCGTGGAGCTGCACCTCGAGCCCGCCGAGCTGGAGCGGCTCGAGGCGGGCTACGTCCCGCACGAGCGCGCGGGCTACTGA
- a CDS encoding aldose 1-epimerase family protein, with protein MSDDGDQGDHGGEGTGGALVSPSGRQVELRAGEARATVVEVGAGLRTLSVGGRDVLDGYALDEVCPSARGCHLVPWPNRIRQGMYAWDGATQRLPVNEHAYGNASHGLTRWQAWQLDSSQDDRAEWTLRQHPVPGYPFTLDLRVRYELALDGITVTVEATNTGAAAAPFAYGAHPYLMASPGQPVDGDALTAPAATWLPLDATMVPVGRAAVAGTAYELDGTAIGAREVNTTYTDLVRDDDGLARAVLAAGDGGRTVTVWQDEALPYRLVYTADAVEAAKVRRSVAVEPMSAPPNAFSSGEDVVRLEPGETWRGRWGITVG; from the coding sequence GTGAGCGACGACGGCGACCAGGGCGACCACGGGGGCGAGGGGACCGGCGGCGCGCTGGTGTCGCCGAGCGGACGGCAGGTGGAGCTGCGCGCGGGCGAGGCCCGCGCGACCGTGGTCGAGGTGGGCGCCGGGCTGCGCACCCTCTCCGTGGGCGGGCGCGACGTCCTCGACGGCTACGCGCTCGACGAGGTCTGCCCGTCCGCCCGCGGGTGCCACCTCGTCCCGTGGCCCAACCGCATCCGGCAGGGGATGTACGCGTGGGACGGCGCCACGCAGCGGCTGCCCGTCAACGAGCACGCCTACGGCAACGCGAGCCACGGGCTCACCCGCTGGCAGGCGTGGCAGCTGGACTCCTCGCAGGACGACCGCGCAGAGTGGACGCTGCGCCAGCACCCGGTGCCCGGCTACCCCTTCACCCTGGACCTGCGGGTGCGCTACGAGCTCGCCCTCGACGGCATCACGGTCACGGTCGAGGCGACCAACACGGGGGCGGCGGCCGCGCCGTTCGCGTACGGCGCCCACCCGTACCTCATGGCGAGCCCGGGGCAGCCGGTGGACGGTGACGCGCTCACCGCGCCCGCCGCCACGTGGCTGCCGCTCGACGCCACGATGGTGCCGGTCGGCCGGGCCGCGGTGGCGGGGACGGCGTACGAGCTGGACGGGACCGCGATCGGCGCGCGCGAGGTCAACACGACCTACACCGACCTCGTGCGCGACGACGACGGGCTGGCCCGCGCGGTCCTCGCCGCCGGGGACGGGGGCCGGACTGTCACGGTGTGGCAGGACGAGGCGCTGCCGTACCGCCTCGTCTACACCGCGGACGCCGTGGAGGCGGCCAAGGTCCGCCGCAGCGTGGCGGTCGAGCCGATGTCGGCTCCTCCCAACGCCTTCTCCAGCGGCGAGGACGTCGTCCGGTTGGAGCCGGGCGAGACGTGGCGCGGCCGCTGGGGGATCACCGTCGGCTGA
- a CDS encoding CYTH domain-containing protein, with translation MAARHERRFLLRASPDPAGAPALQVNVAYLGTQDGWSVRVAREFRLAPDGTPGAERCSLLVRRPDGRTQDGPLAAELGAALFAAAPWKVFYTDHALDAAWRLRVFRLRHEGLVLGVGPADAPVPAWCGAEVTDDDAYAEERLAGVPRVR, from the coding sequence ATGGCGGCACGGCACGAGCGCCGCTTCCTCCTGCGCGCCAGCCCGGACCCCGCCGGAGCGCCCGCCCTCCAGGTCAACGTCGCCTACCTCGGGACGCAGGACGGGTGGTCGGTGCGCGTCGCGCGCGAGTTCCGGCTCGCCCCCGACGGCACGCCCGGCGCCGAGCGCTGCTCGCTGCTCGTCCGCCGGCCGGACGGTCGCACCCAGGACGGGCCGCTCGCCGCCGAGCTCGGAGCGGCGCTGTTCGCGGCGGCGCCCTGGAAGGTCTTCTACACCGACCACGCCCTCGACGCGGCGTGGCGGCTGCGCGTCTTCCGGCTGCGGCACGAGGGGCTCGTCCTCGGCGTCGGCCCGGCCGACGCGCCGGTGCCCGCCTGGTGCGGTGCCGAGGTGACCGACGACGACGCGTACGCGGAGGAGCGCCTCGCGGGGGTCCCGCGGGTCCGCTAG